One genomic region from Mauremys reevesii isolate NIE-2019 linkage group 7, ASM1616193v1, whole genome shotgun sequence encodes:
- the GPR62 gene encoding G-protein coupled receptor 62, whose product MANRTGLNATQGLDTSSLPEVSQFQEAVGLFFMVLLNLVALVANVAVMVVILKTPLLRKFIFVCHLCLVDLLSAIFLMPLGIISSSSCFNRVIYSIAECQTLIFLNICFISASILTISVISVERYYYIVHPMRYEVKMTVGLAVTVVVFIWIKSILVTVLALVGWPQDNGATSASKCTVSWSPGAHKKVFVIVFSTLCFFLPTLIIFAVYCSIYKVARIASLQHVPVPSWTAAPRQRSESINSQVTIITTRNLPPRLSPERMFGGGKAAMTVVLIVGQFLCCWLPFFSFHLYCSINSVSPGRGHGETVVTWLAYSSFAINPFFYGLLNRQIREELSRLGRSCRNRPLSQELCLSSPEGSIQENFLQFLQRTSCTLETRSSYVNSSPRNTLDQTMMGFRIPGQIPEETN is encoded by the coding sequence ATGGCAAACAGAACTGGACTTAACGCTACTCAGGGGCTAGACACTTCCTCTCTACCAGAGGTGTCCCAATTCCAGGAGGCCGTTGGCCTTTTCTTCATGGTCCTGCTGAACCTCGTAGCCTTGGTTGCCAATGTGGCAGTGATGGTGGTCATCCTCAAGACCCCTCTGCTGAGGAAGTTCATCTTTGTCTGCCACCTCTGCCTGGTGGATCTGTTGTCCGCCATCTTCCTGATGCCGCTGGGGATCATTTCCAGCTCCTCTTGCTTCAACAGGGTGATCTACAGCATCGCAGAGTGCCAGACCTTAATCTTCTTGAACATCTGCTTCATCAGCGCCTCCATCCTCACCATCTCGGTCATCAGCGTGGAGAGATATTACTACATCGTTCACCCCATGCGGTATGAGGTCAAGATGACTGTTGGGCTGGCAGTCACAGTGGTGGTCTTCATCTGGATTAAGTCGATCCTGGTCACAGTCTTGGCATTGGTGGGGTGGCCTCAAGACAACGGGGCCACGAGTGCCAGTAAGTGCACTGTGTcctggagccctggggcccaCAAGAAGGTCTTTGTTATTGTCTTCAGCACCCTCTGCTTCTTCCTGCCTACCTTGATCATCTTTGCTGTCTACTGCAGCATCTACAAAGTGGCCCGGATTGCCTCCTTGCAGCACGTGCCCGTCCCCTCTTGGACCGCTGCCCCGCGGCAGCGATCGGAGTCTATTAACAGCCAAGTCACTATCATTACTACCAGAAACCTGCCTCCCAGGCTGTCCCCAGAGCGGATGTTTGGAGGGGGAAAAGCTGCCATGACTGTGGTCCTCATTGTGGGTCAATTCTTGTGTTGCTGGTTGCCATTCTTCTCCTTCCATTTATACTGCTCCATTAACTCTGTCAGCCCGGGCAGGGGCCACGGGGAGACGGTCGTCACCTGGCTCGCCTACTCCTCCTTTGCTATCAACCCTTTTTTCTACGGGTTACTGAACCGCCAGATACGGGAAGAGCTGTCTAGGCTGGGGCGGAGCTGCCGCAACAGACCCTTGAGCCAGGAGCTCTGTCTCTCCAGCCCGGAGGGTTCCATACAGGAGAACTTCCTTCAGTTCCTGCAGAGGACCAGCTGCACGCTGGAGACCCGATCCAGTTACGTCAACTCTAGCCCCAGGAACACTTTGGACCAGACCATGATGGGCTTCAGAATTCCAGGCCAAATCCCAGAAGAAACCAACTGA